A genome region from Deltaproteobacteria bacterium includes the following:
- a CDS encoding TlpA family protein disulfide reductase yields MSRPFAALAALLLMAALLQGCAGAEAGTQSPDFTVRIVGGADGSWTGRTVTLSQLRGRPVVIHFTASWCNACKRIFDAVTTGYADVFVMGVGVMDRKPNIVDFVRSQGLSAPVGYDEDGSIARDYGVNTLPLTVFIDRDGVLVERVLGVVEGERLRSIMERISA; encoded by the coding sequence ATGAGCAGGCCCTTCGCTGCACTTGCCGCCCTGCTGCTGATGGCGGCGCTGCTGCAGGGATGCGCCGGAGCCGAGGCCGGGACGCAGAGCCCCGACTTCACGGTCCGTATCGTGGGTGGCGCGGACGGCTCGTGGACGGGCAGGACCGTGACGCTGTCGCAGCTTCGGGGCAGGCCCGTGGTCATCCACTTCACGGCGAGCTGGTGCAACGCCTGCAAGCGCATATTCGACGCCGTGACCACGGGCTACGCCGACGTCTTTGTCATGGGTGTGGGAGTGATGGACAGAAAGCCCAACATAGTCGACTTCGTGCGCTCCCAGGGGCTTTCGGCGCCGGTGGGCTACGACGAGGACGGCTCCATAGCCCGCGACTACGGCGTGAACACCCTGCCGCTCACGGTCTTCATCGACCGTGACGGCGTTCTCGTAGAGCGGGTCCTGGGCGTTGTCGAGGGCGAACGGCTACGCAGCATAATGGAAAGGATTTCGGCCTGA
- a CDS encoding radical SAM protein translates to MKKGAILFITPPYHAGVVEVAGRWVPLHLVYLAGAVRAAGFEAAIYDAMTKDVGHAEIEARIRQMRPRYVATSAITCTFPDALAVMETAKRVDPSITTIMGGIHPTFMHEEVFTLSAHVDFVVVGEGEKTVVELLDALEGGGDPLAVAGVATREGAGPQRPLMEPGELDALAKAWDLLDWDDYRYFVIPDSRLGAVDTSRGCNKDCSFCSQRRFWRQSWRGRSPESVVADMETLKREHGVNVVLFTDDYPTYDRQRWERLLELLLLRNLGSYILMETRVEDILRDRAILKEYRRAGIIHVYVGTESTDQATLDLFKKDVKVEDAKEAIGLLNDHGIITETSMILGLPAETRDSIERTLRLAREYNPDFCHFLAIAPWPYADMYEELAPHVAVRDYRRYNLIDPVVKPRAMELDDINSAIVDCYRRFYMDKLHEVVRIGDRFKRDYLLFSMKLMMTNSFLVEKIGGLGEMPEEVKRHLAILREPEKEVTGL, encoded by the coding sequence ATGAAAAAAGGCGCCATCCTCTTTATAACCCCGCCCTACCATGCGGGAGTGGTCGAGGTCGCCGGCAGGTGGGTGCCCCTCCATCTCGTCTATCTGGCCGGGGCGGTCAGGGCCGCCGGCTTCGAGGCCGCCATCTACGACGCCATGACGAAGGATGTGGGCCACGCCGAGATCGAGGCCCGCATACGGCAGATGCGGCCCCGCTACGTGGCCACATCGGCCATCACATGCACCTTCCCCGACGCCCTCGCCGTCATGGAGACGGCCAAGCGCGTGGACCCGTCGATCACCACCATAATGGGCGGCATACACCCTACCTTCATGCACGAAGAGGTGTTCACCCTCTCGGCCCACGTGGACTTCGTCGTCGTGGGCGAGGGCGAGAAGACGGTGGTCGAGCTGCTCGATGCGCTCGAGGGCGGCGGCGACCCCCTTGCCGTGGCCGGCGTGGCGACGCGCGAGGGCGCAGGGCCGCAGCGCCCCCTCATGGAGCCCGGCGAGCTCGATGCCCTTGCCAAGGCGTGGGACCTGCTCGACTGGGACGACTACCGCTACTTCGTCATACCCGACTCAAGGCTCGGCGCCGTCGACACCTCGCGGGGCTGCAACAAGGACTGCAGCTTCTGCTCGCAGCGGCGCTTCTGGCGCCAGAGCTGGCGGGGACGCAGCCCTGAGTCGGTCGTCGCCGACATGGAGACCCTCAAGCGCGAGCACGGCGTCAACGTCGTGCTCTTCACCGACGACTATCCCACATACGACAGGCAGAGGTGGGAGCGCCTCCTCGAGCTGCTGCTTCTGCGCAACCTGGGCTCCTACATCCTCATGGAGACGAGGGTGGAGGACATACTGCGCGACAGGGCCATACTCAAGGAGTACCGCCGGGCCGGCATCATACACGTCTACGTGGGCACCGAGTCGACCGACCAGGCCACCCTCGACCTCTTCAAAAAGGACGTGAAGGTCGAGGACGCCAAGGAGGCCATAGGGCTTCTCAACGACCACGGCATCATAACGGAGACGTCCATGATACTGGGGCTTCCGGCCGAGACGAGGGACTCCATCGAGCGCACCCTTCGGCTCGCCAGGGAGTACAACCCCGACTTCTGCCACTTCCTCGCCATAGCGCCATGGCCGTACGCCGACATGTACGAGGAGCTCGCCCCCCACGTGGCGGTCAGGGACTACCGCCGCTACAACCTCATCGACCCCGTGGTGAAGCCCCGGGCCATGGAGCTCGACGACATAAACTCGGCCATAGTGGACTGCTACAGGCGCTTCTACATGGACAAGCTCCACGAGGTCGTAAGGATCGGGGACCGCTTCAAGCGCGACTACCTGCTCTTTTCCATGAAGCTTATGATGACCAACTCCTTTCTCGTGGAGAAGATAGGCGGCCTCGGCGAGATGCCCGAGGAAGTGAAGCGCCACCTCGCCATACTGCGCGAGCCGGAAAAGGAGGTGACGGGGCTTTGA
- a CDS encoding cytochrome C biogenesis protein — protein MRALEALLLWSTVGLYFVDFFIMLYAVVFGRRSLVRPGWLAAVAAFLFHSATIANRWIESGHPPVLWRFEHALAGSWLVAAIYLAVGRAAPQLRVLGVTVTPFVILMLGYGIMGGPASVEPLPPPYQSNWLWVHVFFAWAAYGAFVVAAAVGVYYLVKARGAGRDEVRLASLDELCFRVVIFGFVSLTVEIGAGAIWAYGLWGRYWGWDPIETWSLVTWVVYGLNIHLRASYGWKGSRAAWLAIASLAAVLVTFGGIGFIGGVHTPLL, from the coding sequence GTGAGGGCGCTCGAGGCCCTGCTGCTGTGGTCGACGGTGGGGCTCTACTTCGTCGACTTCTTCATAATGCTCTACGCCGTGGTCTTCGGCCGCCGCTCCCTCGTGCGCCCGGGCTGGCTCGCAGCCGTCGCGGCCTTCCTCTTCCACTCGGCCACCATCGCCAACCGATGGATCGAGTCGGGCCATCCGCCGGTGCTCTGGCGCTTCGAGCACGCACTGGCCGGCTCGTGGCTCGTCGCCGCCATATACCTCGCCGTCGGCAGGGCGGCCCCGCAGCTCAGGGTGCTGGGGGTCACCGTGACGCCCTTCGTCATCCTCATGCTCGGCTACGGCATCATGGGCGGACCCGCCTCGGTGGAGCCGCTGCCGCCGCCCTACCAGAGCAACTGGCTCTGGGTCCACGTCTTCTTCGCCTGGGCCGCCTACGGCGCCTTCGTAGTCGCCGCCGCGGTGGGCGTCTACTACCTCGTCAAGGCCAGGGGTGCCGGCCGCGATGAAGTGCGGCTGGCCTCGCTCGACGAGCTCTGCTTCAGGGTCGTCATCTTCGGCTTCGTAAGCCTCACCGTCGAGATAGGCGCCGGGGCCATATGGGCCTACGGCCTGTGGGGCAGGTACTGGGGCTGGGACCCCATAGAGACGTGGAGCCTCGTCACCTGGGTCGTCTACGGCCTCAATATCCACCTGCGGGCAAGCTACGGCTGGAAGGGGTCCAGGGCCGCGTGGCTCGCCATAGCGTCGCTTGCGGCCGTGCTCGTCACCTTCGGCGGAATCGGCTTCATAGGCGGCGTCCATACGCCTCTTCTCTGA